In Oscillatoria acuminata PCC 6304, a single window of DNA contains:
- a CDS encoding Hsp70 family protein gives MAIAIDFGTSNTVISRWNSATQQPETLKLPGLSWQLGQNPPLIPSLLYVENATKQQVAIAQQVRDKGLDLKTDPRFFRSFKRGIGTDIQGFLPELDGEIVTFEKVGEWFLTGLVNSLRQIPLPVDSLILTVPVDSFEAYRHWLGQVCQSLQVEQVRIIDEPTAAALGYGLTDGENLLVVDFGGGTLDLSLVQLDKTAGKQPLGFLLKWGDKLFAESSGQKVKTARVLAKAGKNLGGTDLDNWLVDYFAETQGMAKTPLTTRLAERLKIQLSLQKQGKEVYFNDETLETYSLELDRSGFEEILASHQFFESLDDAMNQVSQQARRQGLDFADIDAVLLVGGTALIPAVQNWVKQYFDETKIRCDRPFEAVAQGALQLSQGIEIKDFLYHSYGIRYWDRRNQCHNWHPLVREGQPYPMSEPVELMLGASLENQPSIELIIGELGADTGGTEVYFDGDRLVTKRLETGKIAVQPLNDKEGARSIAKLNPPGHPGSDRVKVLFQVDEQRFLRITVEDLFTNQILVEDQAVVQLS, from the coding sequence ATGGCGATCGCAATTGATTTTGGAACAAGTAACACGGTCATCTCGCGCTGGAATAGTGCAACCCAGCAACCGGAAACCCTGAAACTGCCTGGATTATCCTGGCAGTTGGGTCAAAATCCACCCTTAATTCCCAGTTTGCTGTACGTCGAGAATGCCACAAAACAACAAGTGGCGATCGCGCAACAAGTCCGGGACAAGGGCCTGGACCTCAAAACGGACCCCCGATTCTTCCGCAGCTTTAAACGCGGCATCGGCACCGATATCCAGGGGTTCCTCCCGGAACTCGATGGCGAAATCGTCACCTTTGAAAAAGTTGGAGAATGGTTCCTCACCGGACTTGTTAACTCCCTGCGTCAAATCCCTCTTCCCGTAGACTCCTTAATCCTAACCGTTCCCGTGGATAGCTTTGAAGCCTATCGCCACTGGTTGGGACAAGTCTGCCAATCCCTGCAAGTCGAACAAGTCCGAATCATCGATGAACCCACTGCTGCTGCCTTGGGATATGGACTCACCGATGGCGAAAACTTGCTGGTTGTAGACTTTGGAGGGGGAACCCTGGATTTATCCTTAGTCCAACTGGATAAAACTGCCGGGAAACAACCCCTGGGATTTCTCCTTAAATGGGGGGATAAACTATTTGCAGAAAGTTCCGGACAGAAAGTCAAAACTGCTAGGGTTTTAGCCAAAGCGGGGAAGAACTTAGGCGGCACGGATTTGGATAATTGGTTAGTGGATTATTTTGCCGAAACTCAAGGTATGGCCAAAACACCCCTAACAACACGCTTGGCGGAACGCTTGAAAATTCAACTCTCTTTACAAAAACAAGGGAAAGAGGTTTATTTTAATGATGAAACCTTGGAGACCTATTCCTTAGAATTAGACCGCAGTGGTTTTGAGGAAATTCTGGCAAGTCATCAGTTTTTTGAGTCTTTGGATGATGCCATGAATCAGGTGAGTCAACAAGCACGGCGTCAGGGATTGGATTTTGCTGATATTGATGCGGTGTTATTGGTGGGGGGAACGGCACTGATTCCGGCGGTTCAGAATTGGGTCAAGCAATATTTTGATGAGACGAAGATTCGGTGCGATCGCCCGTTTGAAGCGGTTGCTCAAGGTGCCCTGCAACTAAGTCAAGGCATAGAAATTAAAGATTTCCTCTATCACAGTTATGGTATTCGCTACTGGGACCGGCGCAATCAATGTCACAATTGGCATCCTTTAGTTCGAGAAGGACAACCCTATCCTATGAGTGAACCTGTGGAATTAATGCTTGGTGCATCCTTGGAGAATCAGCCGAGTATTGAGTTAATTATTGGAGAATTAGGAGCAGATACAGGAGGAACCGAGGTCTATTTTGATGGCGATCGCCTCGTCACCAAGCGCTTGGAAACCGGCAAAATAGCCGTGCAACCCCTGAATGATAAAGAGGGGGCCAGAAGTATTGCCAAACTCAATCCTCCGGGACATCCCGGGAGCGATCGGGTCAAGGTGTTATTTCAAGTGGATGAACAGCGCTTTTTGCGAATTACGGTGGAAGATTTATTCACCAATCAAATCCTGGTGGAGGATCAAGCAGTCGTTCAATTGAGTTAA
- a CDS encoding methyl-accepting chemotaxis protein, giving the protein MFANLKLRNQMVLGYGLPIAIAIAGFMVVTYESTQKVSQSFEKVELIQARLLTLNDITHSSLGLVREARGYLVNGNPEYLNRYYTAVSTFENLVNETKELYVLPEERKVIQEMIDLTKNYITFFTDVRTLYDAGKKEEAIELWTNQNGLELVTRFKELTLEFEDQQKALLIKENEKSIHTLQILLLWITLGCLLLVSIAVIVALVISSSIARIIRQETHAIASASTQIASTVEQHERTLSQQATSVNETSATMTELGSSSTLTAEQAQFSENNANQVLQLAESSVQGAQEVLTLADRGIQAVERTQEGMSVLTEKVEAIALQILRLSEQTNQISNITSLVSDLAGQTNMLALNAAVEAVRAGENGKGFSVIATEIRKLADQSKTSAQKISTLIVNIESAIDSTVTVTEDGKRKAQESIILSRETAEAFSKVTEAINDVILTNQQVSLNAINDVVLNSRQISLTTKQQAVAINQVVTAMNDLNQGATETVNGINQTKIGIHKLNETAQNLNALV; this is encoded by the coding sequence ATGTTTGCAAATTTAAAGCTCCGAAATCAGATGGTATTGGGATATGGCCTGCCGATCGCCATTGCCATCGCGGGATTTATGGTCGTCACCTATGAATCCACCCAAAAAGTCAGTCAGTCTTTTGAAAAGGTCGAATTGATTCAAGCCCGACTCCTAACCTTAAATGATATCACCCATAGCTCATTAGGTCTGGTGAGAGAGGCCCGAGGATATCTCGTGAACGGGAATCCAGAATATCTGAACCGATATTATACCGCTGTGAGTACATTTGAAAACCTTGTGAATGAAACAAAGGAACTCTATGTGCTTCCCGAAGAGCGAAAAGTGATTCAGGAGATGATTGACCTAACTAAAAACTACATTACATTCTTCACCGATGTTAGAACCCTTTACGATGCCGGGAAAAAGGAGGAGGCGATCGAGCTATGGACCAACCAAAATGGCCTAGAATTAGTGACTCGATTTAAGGAACTCACTCTAGAGTTTGAAGACCAGCAAAAAGCCTTGTTGATCAAAGAAAATGAGAAATCAATCCATACATTACAAATCTTACTGCTTTGGATAACCCTAGGCTGTTTGTTATTAGTAAGCATTGCTGTCATCGTAGCTCTGGTGATTTCCTCCAGCATTGCCCGAATCATCCGCCAAGAAACCCATGCGATCGCGTCCGCATCCACCCAAATTGCCTCCACGGTTGAGCAACATGAACGCACCCTCTCTCAACAAGCCACCTCAGTGAACGAAACCAGTGCCACCATGACAGAATTAGGCTCCTCCTCCACCCTCACCGCCGAACAAGCCCAATTCTCCGAAAACAACGCCAATCAAGTCTTACAGCTTGCAGAATCTTCAGTTCAGGGCGCTCAAGAAGTCTTAACCCTCGCCGATCGCGGTATCCAAGCCGTGGAACGCACTCAAGAAGGAATGTCAGTTTTAACCGAAAAAGTAGAAGCCATTGCCCTCCAAATTCTCCGATTGAGTGAGCAAACCAACCAAATTAGTAACATTACCAGTCTCGTCAGTGACCTCGCCGGACAAACCAATATGTTAGCCCTTAATGCAGCAGTAGAAGCTGTTCGTGCGGGAGAAAATGGCAAAGGATTTAGCGTCATTGCCACAGAAATTCGTAAACTGGCAGACCAAAGTAAAACCTCCGCCCAGAAAATTAGTACCCTAATCGTTAATATCGAATCCGCCATTGATTCAACGGTCACCGTCACAGAAGATGGCAAACGAAAAGCCCAGGAAAGTATCATCCTCTCTCGGGAAACCGCCGAAGCCTTTTCTAAAGTCACCGAAGCGATTAATGACGTAATTTTGACTAATCAACAAGTCTCCCTCAATGCCATTAACGATGTCGTCCTCAACTCCCGACAAATTTCCCTGACCACCAAACAGCAAGCGGTCGCCATTAACCAGGTGGTCACCGCCATGAACGACCTCAACCAAGGTGCTACAGAAACCGTCAACGGCATTAACCAAACCAAAATTGGGATTCATAAATTAAATGAAACCGCCCAAAATTTGAATGCCTTGGTCTAA
- a CDS encoding histidine triad nucleotide-binding protein, whose amino-acid sequence MTETIFSKIIRREIPADIVYEDNLCLAFRDVNPQAPVHVLVIPKEPVAKLSDAESNHHALMGHLLLTVKRVAEQLELKNGYRVVINCGEDGGQTVNHLHLHILAGRSLGWPPG is encoded by the coding sequence ATGACTGAGACAATTTTTAGTAAAATCATCCGTCGGGAAATCCCGGCAGATATCGTTTATGAGGATAACTTGTGCCTCGCCTTCCGAGATGTCAATCCTCAAGCGCCGGTTCATGTCTTGGTGATTCCCAAGGAACCCGTCGCCAAATTATCCGATGCTGAGTCAAACCATCATGCTTTGATGGGTCATTTGCTCTTAACCGTGAAGCGAGTCGCCGAACAACTCGAACTCAAAAATGGCTATCGGGTGGTAATTAATTGCGGTGAGGATGGGGGTCAGACGGTGAATCATTTACACCTGCATATTCTCGCGGGACGGTCCCTGGGTTGGCCTCCCGGATAA
- the psb34 gene encoding photosystem II assembly protein Psb34, which yields MYTSTDENGILNNFATEPKIYPAEYPSPEQQKRYIAYGAASALLVALTIFTAVAIS from the coding sequence ATGTACACCAGCACTGACGAAAACGGAATCTTAAACAACTTTGCGACTGAGCCGAAAATCTATCCTGCCGAGTATCCCTCCCCTGAGCAACAAAAGCGCTACATTGCTTACGGTGCGGCCTCTGCTTTACTTGTGGCCCTGACGATTTTTACCGCAGTCGCCATCAGCTAA
- the psb34 gene encoding photosystem II assembly protein Psb34, which yields MYTSTDENGILNNFATEPKLYHAEYPSPEQQKRYIAYGAASALLVALTIFTAVAIS from the coding sequence ATGTACACCAGCACTGACGAAAACGGAATCCTGAACAACTTTGCTACCGAACCCAAGCTCTACCACGCTGAGTATCCCTCTCCTGAGCAACAAAAGCGCTATATCGCTTACGGCGCGGCCTCTGCTTTACTTGTAGCCCTGACGATTTTTACCGCAGTCGCCATCAGCTAA